From a single Collibacillus ludicampi genomic region:
- the mobA gene encoding molybdenum cofactor guanylyltransferase: MLSAIVLAGGKSTRMGSPKALLPFAGRPLIAHLAERMLRLTDDVVVVTNEAERYHFLQNVRFQADLFPGQGPLAGVQAGLQQIRHEQAWVLGCDLPFVSVDILHRIGKIACEKQADAVIPYDETREYPVMAVYSKRTQQIAYELLRRRENRMRGFISVLTDRGFQIHRVSTEQFRDVDHRLLSFFNMNTPDDYRMALSLWDTFANGL, translated from the coding sequence ATGCTTTCCGCCATCGTATTAGCAGGAGGAAAAAGTACGCGCATGGGAAGCCCGAAGGCGTTGTTGCCATTTGCGGGGCGTCCGCTCATCGCCCATCTCGCGGAACGGATGCTTCGCTTGACGGATGATGTGGTTGTCGTTACAAACGAAGCGGAGCGGTACCATTTTCTCCAAAATGTACGCTTTCAAGCGGATCTGTTTCCGGGACAGGGGCCTCTTGCCGGAGTCCAGGCAGGTTTGCAACAGATCCGCCATGAGCAAGCTTGGGTTCTCGGTTGCGATCTTCCATTTGTTTCTGTGGATATTTTACATAGGATAGGCAAAATCGCCTGTGAAAAACAAGCGGATGCGGTTATTCCGTATGACGAGACACGGGAATATCCCGTTATGGCTGTCTACAGCAAGCGGACGCAACAGATAGCCTATGAATTGCTCAGACGTCGGGAAAATCGCATGCGGGGATTCATCTCTGTGCTGACAGACCGTGGGTTTCAAATCCATCGCGTTTCTACCGAACAGTTTCGCGATGTCGACCATAGGCTCTTGTCTTTTTTCAACATGAATACCCCCGATGATTATCGCATGGCGCTCAGCCTATGGGATACTTTTGCCAATGGACTATGA
- a CDS encoding molybdopterin-binding protein — protein sequence MKEVRVEDAIGMVLAHDLTRIVPGECKGRVFKKGHVISEEDIPMLLDIGKQHIYILDLKPGELHEDDAALRLSAAIKGDHLSANEPHEGKVTLKSTIRGLLSIDEEALFHINSIGEIAIVTKKSGIVVDPGTKVAGLRAIPLVIEEEKIVQAERIAKEVYPLITVKPFAKYRVGVVTTGSEILTGRIEDRFGPRIREKLTFYGSEVIGQKIVGDQVTDIQTAIKDFLAEGVDMIICTGGMSVDPDDRTPGAIRGVATEVVSYGMPVLPGSMMMFAYIDKIPVFGLPGCVIYDDVTSFDLLLPRVLAGETITREQIAKMGHGGLL from the coding sequence TTGAAAGAAGTCCGTGTGGAAGATGCGATCGGTATGGTGCTGGCACATGATTTAACGCGAATCGTACCGGGTGAATGTAAGGGACGCGTATTTAAAAAGGGCCATGTGATTAGCGAAGAAGATATTCCTATGTTGCTGGATATCGGCAAACAACATATCTACATTCTGGATCTCAAGCCGGGTGAACTGCATGAAGATGATGCGGCGCTCCGGCTATCGGCGGCGATCAAAGGGGATCACCTGTCGGCAAATGAGCCCCACGAAGGAAAAGTAACGCTCAAGTCAACGATTCGAGGTTTGTTATCAATCGATGAAGAAGCGCTTTTTCACATAAATTCAATCGGCGAGATCGCAATCGTTACGAAAAAGAGCGGCATTGTTGTCGATCCTGGAACCAAAGTGGCGGGACTTCGGGCGATCCCTCTCGTCATCGAGGAAGAAAAAATCGTACAAGCGGAACGGATCGCCAAAGAGGTATATCCGCTGATCACAGTAAAACCGTTTGCTAAATACCGTGTGGGAGTGGTGACGACTGGATCAGAGATACTAACGGGTCGTATCGAAGATCGATTTGGGCCACGCATTCGGGAAAAATTAACTTTTTACGGATCGGAAGTGATCGGACAGAAGATTGTAGGAGATCAGGTTACTGATATTCAGACCGCGATCAAAGATTTTCTTGCAGAAGGGGTGGATATGATCATTTGCACGGGAGGGATGTCTGTCGATCCGGATGATCGTACTCCGGGAGCGATTCGCGGGGTCGCGACCGAAGTGGTATCATATGGAATGCCTGTGCTTCCCGGCTCGATGATGATGTTCGCGTATATCGACAAGATCCCCGTTTTCGGCTTGCCGGGTTGCGTGATCTATGATGATGTGACCTCATTTGACCTGCTGTTGCCGAGGGTGCTCGCCGGGGAGACGATCACACGGGAACAAATTGCCAAAATGGGGCACGGAGGGCTTTTATAA
- a CDS encoding molybdopterin molybdotransferase MoeA encodes MRVMLCVEEALQEVLSHCKRNERMHVPLKDAYGYILASDIHASVSVPPFDRAALDGYAVRAADIEQATPDSPVRLQVIERIGAGQVSTKSVGPGQAIRTMTGAPFPDGADTLVRLEMTSAIGEPEQTHVDVKVAVPCGEAVAREGEDIKSGMCMLRSGITIGGAEMALLATAGIASVPVYRKPVIGILASGRELTDIREPLAYGKIYDSNSYMLAGAVQAWGGIPRLLGRAGDDVDELVQTIQSALPHVDGLVTTGGVSVGDFDVMIDAYRKAGGEVHFWKVSIRPGTPFTFATIEDKPVFGLSGNPAAGFVNAMLFVQPAIRAISGMNEPIVRPVRAFLSGMPEVRAVALDRFLRADVFIKDGTVFAQPRTQGQKAAILSSLTGTQGFVRIPSKTQPQAGDLVDVYLLHMPVSFADGDRV; translated from the coding sequence ATGCGAGTCATGTTATGTGTCGAAGAAGCGTTGCAAGAGGTGCTTTCTCATTGCAAAAGGAACGAACGCATGCATGTTCCTCTCAAAGACGCATATGGATATATACTAGCCTCCGATATTCACGCTTCTGTGAGCGTACCTCCGTTTGACCGCGCCGCTCTCGATGGTTATGCTGTGCGCGCGGCCGATATAGAACAAGCGACGCCAGACTCCCCCGTTCGTCTTCAAGTGATCGAGCGGATCGGTGCCGGACAAGTATCGACGAAATCGGTCGGGCCAGGTCAAGCGATTCGGACGATGACAGGCGCCCCTTTTCCGGACGGAGCCGATACCCTCGTGCGCTTGGAGATGACGTCGGCGATCGGCGAGCCGGAGCAGACACACGTGGACGTGAAAGTTGCTGTTCCCTGTGGGGAAGCGGTCGCGCGAGAAGGTGAAGATATCAAAAGCGGTATGTGTATGCTTCGATCGGGTATAACGATCGGAGGGGCGGAGATGGCACTGCTGGCGACGGCGGGAATCGCCTCTGTCCCAGTTTACCGCAAGCCCGTGATCGGGATATTAGCGAGCGGGAGAGAATTGACGGATATAAGGGAACCTCTTGCTTATGGAAAGATTTATGACAGCAATTCTTACATGCTGGCTGGTGCGGTGCAGGCATGGGGAGGTATCCCGCGTTTGCTTGGACGTGCGGGGGATGATGTGGATGAGCTGGTTCAAACGATTCAAAGCGCGTTGCCTCATGTGGATGGATTGGTCACAACGGGGGGAGTGTCAGTCGGGGATTTTGATGTCATGATTGATGCTTATCGCAAGGCGGGTGGGGAGGTACACTTTTGGAAAGTATCGATTCGTCCCGGAACTCCCTTTACCTTTGCAACAATTGAAGACAAACCTGTGTTCGGTTTATCAGGGAATCCTGCAGCCGGATTTGTGAATGCGATGCTCTTTGTGCAACCTGCGATTCGGGCGATCAGCGGCATGAATGAACCGATCGTGCGTCCCGTCCGGGCGTTCCTCAGCGGGATGCCGGAAGTAAGGGCGGTAGCGTTGGATCGATTTTTGCGGGCTGATGTCTTCATCAAAGACGGTACAGTTTTCGCTCAACCGCGTACCCAAGGACAAAAGGCGGCCATACTCTCTTCCTTGACGGGGACTCAAGGATTTGTCCGGATTCCGTCCAAGACGCAACCTCAAGCGGGGGATCTTGTTGACGTCTACCTGTTGCATATGCCTGTATCTTTTGCAGACGGTGATCGTGTATGA
- the mobB gene encoding molybdopterin-guanine dinucleotide biosynthesis protein B, with translation MIPAFAIVGYKKTGKTTLIENLIRELSFRGYRVGTVKHDGHEFECDHPHTDTWRMRQAGASVVVIASRSKWVLQDFQGSPSLENILTHIKGVDLVLVEGWKHSELPKIVLLHPKEDIFKNEALVNVRAIAAPNDLVHLAPPGIQRYDRDDIRGLADCIIQAIHPA, from the coding sequence ATGATACCCGCATTTGCCATTGTGGGATACAAGAAGACTGGAAAAACCACTTTGATTGAAAATTTAATTCGAGAGTTGTCTTTCCGGGGGTACCGAGTGGGGACGGTAAAACATGATGGGCATGAGTTTGAATGTGATCATCCCCATACGGACACGTGGCGCATGCGTCAGGCGGGAGCAAGCGTGGTTGTGATCGCTTCACGTTCAAAATGGGTGTTGCAGGACTTCCAAGGAAGTCCGTCACTCGAAAACATACTGACACATATCAAAGGGGTGGATCTCGTCCTTGTCGAAGGGTGGAAACATTCCGAGCTGCCAAAAATCGTTCTTTTACATCCGAAAGAAGATATATTTAAGAATGAAGCGCTCGTGAATGTACGTGCAATCGCGGCTCCGAATGATCTCGTCCATTTGGCTCCTCCGGGTATTCAAAGGTATGACAGAGATGACATTCGCGGGCTGGCCGATTGCATCATCCAAGCGATTCATCCCGCTTGA
- the tatA gene encoding twin-arginine translocase TatA/TatE family subunit: MLQNIGFPGLILILVIALIVFGPSKLPEIGRAFGRTLKEFKDAARDLASDTEEKK, from the coding sequence ATGCTCCAAAATATCGGATTTCCCGGTTTAATTTTAATCCTTGTCATCGCCCTGATCGTGTTTGGCCCCAGTAAGCTGCCCGAGATCGGCAGAGCGTTTGGGCGAACGCTTAAGGAGTTTAAAGATGCGGCGAGGGATCTGGCTTCCGACACGGAAGAGAAGAAGTAG
- the tatC gene encoding twin-arginine translocase subunit TatC, whose product MSDQQMSLVEHLADLRKRLIATMVVFVLFLILSFVFVDRIFSFLRSAADPGIALTVLGPGDVLRIYFMIAGLTAIALTVPFALYQIWAFVSPALTKEEKNITLRYIPSVLLMFLLGVLFAWYIVFPMLFSFLIKLGSKDFNMMITAANYFGFMTNIIVPFGFIFEMPVVVLFLTRIGMITPDRLIKVRKYAYLVLVIIGSMISPPEFVSHISVSIPMVLLYETSIWVAKWGYRQRVAARTACEAIDCEEM is encoded by the coding sequence GTGTCCGATCAACAGATGAGTCTCGTGGAACATTTGGCCGATTTGCGCAAACGGCTCATCGCCACAATGGTTGTATTCGTCCTGTTTCTCATCTTATCGTTCGTATTTGTGGACCGGATTTTTTCGTTTCTCCGATCGGCTGCCGATCCCGGAATCGCCTTGACGGTGCTCGGACCTGGTGATGTATTACGCATCTATTTCATGATCGCGGGTCTCACCGCGATTGCTCTTACCGTTCCTTTTGCTCTCTATCAAATCTGGGCATTCGTCTCGCCCGCGCTGACCAAAGAGGAGAAGAATATCACTTTGCGTTACATTCCGAGTGTGCTCCTCATGTTTCTTCTCGGCGTTTTGTTTGCCTGGTATATCGTGTTTCCCATGCTGTTTTCGTTCTTGATCAAGCTGGGAAGCAAAGATTTCAACATGATGATCACGGCGGCCAATTACTTTGGTTTCATGACCAATATTATCGTTCCGTTCGGGTTTATCTTTGAGATGCCGGTTGTCGTTCTTTTTTTGACGAGAATCGGCATGATCACACCCGATCGCTTAATTAAAGTGAGGAAATATGCATATCTCGTGCTCGTGATCATCGGCTCCATGATCTCACCGCCTGAGTTTGTCTCTCATATTTCGGTCTCAATTCCGATGGTTTTGCTTTATGAGACTTCGATATGGGTCGCCAAATGGGGGTATCGCCAACGAGTAGCCGCTCGAACGGCATGTGAGGCAATCGATTGCGAAGAGATGTAA
- the groES gene encoding co-chaperone GroES — MIKPLGDRVVIKVLEREEKTASGIVLPDTAKEKPQEGEVIAVGAGKYIDGKLVALDVKVGDRVIYSKYAGTEVKFNNEEYLILRENDILGVVEK; from the coding sequence ATGATTAAACCACTCGGTGATCGCGTGGTCATTAAGGTATTGGAACGCGAAGAAAAAACTGCAAGCGGTATCGTTCTTCCTGACACCGCAAAAGAAAAGCCACAAGAAGGTGAAGTGATCGCAGTCGGTGCCGGTAAATATATCGATGGCAAACTTGTAGCCCTCGATGTAAAAGTAGGCGATCGCGTCATCTATTCAAAATATGCTGGAACCGAAGTGAAATTCAACAACGAAGAATATTTGATCCTGCGCGAAAACGATATTCTCGGTGTTGTTGAGAAATAA
- the groL gene encoding chaperonin GroEL (60 kDa chaperone family; promotes refolding of misfolded polypeptides especially under stressful conditions; forms two stacked rings of heptamers to form a barrel-shaped 14mer; ends can be capped by GroES; misfolded proteins enter the barrel where they are refolded when GroES binds), with protein MAKEIKFREDARRAMLRGVDALADAVKVTLGPKGRNVVLEKKFGSPLITNDGVTIAKEIELEDSFENMGAQLVKEVATKTNDVAGDGTTTATVLAQALIREGLKNVTAGANPMVLRKGIEKAVRAAVEEIKRISKPVEGRDNIAQVAAISAADEEIGELIADAMEKVGKDGVITVEESKGFTTELEVVEGMQFDRGYISPYMVTDADKMEAVLDEPYILLTDKKISNIQEILPVLERVVQSGRPLLLVAEDVEGEALATLVVNKLRGTFTAVAVKAPGFGDRRKAMLQDIAILTGAQVISEELGLELKSTTIDQLGRARQVRVSKENTIIVDGAGSQADIQARINQIKVQLEETTSDFDREKLQERLAKLAGGVAVIKVGAATETELKEKKLRIEDALNATRAAVEEGIVSGGGTALVNVIPALDKVEATGDELTGVNIVRAALESPLRQIADNAGLEGAVIVERLKKEPVGIGFNAATGEWVNMIEAGIVDPAKVTRSALQNAASVAAMFLTTEAVVAEKPEKEKPAVPGGMGGMDMM; from the coding sequence GTGGCAAAAGAAATTAAGTTCCGTGAAGATGCTCGCCGTGCTATGTTGCGTGGTGTTGACGCACTCGCAGACGCTGTAAAAGTTACTCTCGGTCCGAAAGGCCGTAACGTTGTTCTCGAGAAGAAGTTCGGATCTCCGCTGATCACCAACGACGGTGTGACCATTGCGAAAGAAATCGAATTAGAAGATTCTTTCGAAAACATGGGCGCACAATTGGTAAAAGAAGTCGCTACCAAAACCAACGATGTGGCTGGTGACGGTACAACCACCGCTACTGTATTGGCGCAAGCGCTCATTCGCGAAGGTTTGAAAAACGTAACGGCTGGCGCTAACCCGATGGTTCTGCGCAAAGGTATCGAAAAAGCGGTTCGCGCTGCAGTCGAAGAAATCAAACGCATTTCCAAACCGGTTGAAGGCCGCGATAACATCGCTCAAGTAGCTGCTATCTCCGCTGCTGACGAAGAGATCGGCGAATTGATCGCTGACGCAATGGAGAAAGTCGGCAAAGACGGTGTGATCACTGTTGAAGAATCCAAAGGCTTCACGACCGAACTGGAAGTCGTTGAAGGTATGCAATTTGACCGTGGTTACATTTCTCCTTACATGGTCACGGATGCTGACAAGATGGAAGCTGTTCTCGATGAGCCATACATCTTGCTCACCGATAAGAAGATCAGCAATATCCAAGAAATCCTCCCTGTTCTTGAGCGCGTTGTTCAATCCGGTCGTCCGCTTCTCCTCGTTGCTGAAGACGTTGAAGGTGAAGCGCTCGCTACCTTGGTTGTCAACAAACTGCGCGGTACATTCACAGCTGTAGCTGTTAAAGCTCCTGGCTTCGGTGACCGTCGTAAAGCGATGTTGCAAGATATCGCAATCCTGACCGGTGCACAAGTGATCTCTGAAGAACTCGGACTTGAACTCAAGAGCACCACAATCGATCAACTCGGTCGCGCTCGTCAAGTTCGCGTATCCAAAGAGAACACCATCATCGTTGACGGTGCTGGTAGTCAAGCGGACATCCAAGCGCGTATCAACCAAATTAAAGTTCAACTCGAAGAAACCACTTCCGACTTCGACCGTGAGAAACTGCAAGAGCGTCTTGCAAAACTCGCAGGCGGCGTAGCTGTAATCAAAGTGGGTGCAGCAACCGAAACCGAGTTGAAAGAGAAGAAACTCCGCATCGAAGATGCTCTTAACGCTACTCGTGCTGCAGTTGAAGAAGGTATTGTTTCTGGTGGCGGTACAGCGCTTGTTAACGTCATTCCGGCTCTCGACAAGGTCGAAGCTACCGGCGACGAACTCACTGGTGTTAACATCGTACGCGCTGCTCTCGAGTCGCCTCTTCGTCAAATCGCTGACAACGCAGGTCTCGAAGGTGCAGTTATCGTTGAGCGCCTGAAGAAAGAGCCTGTAGGAATCGGCTTCAACGCTGCTACCGGCGAATGGGTAAACATGATCGAAGCAGGTATCGTTGACCCGGCAAAAGTTACCCGTTCCGCTCTCCAAAACGCTGCATCTGTAGCGGCTATGTTCCTCACCACTGAGGCTGTTGTCGCTGAAAAACCTGAGAAAGAAAAACCGGCTGTTCCCGGCGGCATGGGCGGCATGGACATGATGTAA
- a CDS encoding antibiotic biosynthesis monooxygenase family protein yields the protein MSVIAKTPQPPYYAVIFTSERTEGDNGYGKMAEKMVELASKQHGFLGVESVRDPDGIGITVSYWESLDAIKNRKENAIHKLAQEKGREIWYKQFGLRVCKVERDKFFEM from the coding sequence ATGAGTGTTATTGCAAAAACACCGCAACCACCTTATTATGCGGTGATTTTCACATCAGAGCGTACAGAAGGGGATAATGGATACGGAAAGATGGCAGAAAAGATGGTGGAGTTGGCTTCTAAACAGCATGGTTTTTTAGGGGTGGAAAGTGTTCGTGACCCAGATGGAATAGGTATTACTGTTTCATATTGGGAGTCCCTAGACGCAATAAAGAATCGGAAAGAAAACGCAATACATAAACTCGCACAGGAAAAAGGGAGAGAGATTTGGTACAAACAATTTGGGTTAAGAGTATGCAAAGTAGAACGAGATAAATTTTTTGAAATGTAA
- a CDS encoding MFS transporter yields the protein MSTKKGLIALSRLLIIFLATMNVFVLLYAPQPLLPLFAQYFDISIPTASLTISVTIIALAATSLISAPLFDCWDRKKVILFSSVALIIPSIMLYIPQPFSMVLIWRALYGLFIPGVTAVIMAYISEEFPVDQRGRVMGVYVSANVAGGLVGRVISGPISETYSWQTVFGVIAVCSSVIAFLVWNFLPSPRYQSKRSEQSFLLHFRNPALVGAFLIGFSQFFAFIGFFTYIPFYASESPFHLSITQISLLYATYSFGIFSAPFAGFLSDIIGRRSTMALGHLIGGVGILITLYSSVPALIVGSSLLTLGNFASQSATTAFVTDIAEESRGAATSLYLFFFYVGGSLGAWIPGILWKEFGWHGLVFLTVGTIVLALLSNLILASRNRGKFHFQNDFRNFIR from the coding sequence TTGTCTACTAAGAAAGGACTGATAGCTTTGTCACGGTTGCTGATTATTTTTCTGGCCACCATGAATGTTTTTGTTCTTCTCTATGCACCCCAACCCCTTCTGCCTTTGTTTGCACAGTATTTTGATATTTCTATTCCGACAGCAAGTTTGACAATATCCGTCACGATTATCGCGTTAGCAGCCACTTCTCTTATCTCGGCACCTCTTTTTGACTGTTGGGATAGGAAAAAAGTGATTCTGTTTTCGAGTGTCGCTCTGATAATACCGAGCATCATGTTGTACATCCCCCAACCTTTTTCAATGGTACTAATCTGGCGCGCACTTTACGGCCTCTTCATACCAGGCGTAACAGCGGTGATTATGGCTTACATCTCGGAAGAATTTCCGGTGGATCAAAGAGGCCGCGTAATGGGAGTTTACGTCAGCGCCAACGTGGCAGGGGGACTAGTCGGGCGCGTCATATCAGGACCGATTTCCGAAACCTATTCATGGCAAACGGTTTTCGGCGTCATTGCGGTTTGTTCAAGCGTAATCGCGTTTCTTGTATGGAATTTTTTACCTTCCCCTCGCTACCAATCGAAACGAAGCGAACAAAGCTTTTTGCTCCACTTTCGAAATCCGGCTTTAGTGGGGGCTTTCTTGATCGGTTTTTCGCAGTTCTTTGCGTTTATCGGATTCTTCACTTACATTCCTTTTTATGCAAGTGAATCTCCCTTTCATTTATCCATTACACAAATTTCGCTTTTGTATGCCACCTACTCATTTGGGATCTTTTCCGCGCCTTTTGCTGGTTTTCTGTCTGATATAATTGGCAGACGATCCACCATGGCACTAGGACATCTGATTGGTGGAGTAGGAATCCTGATCACACTCTATTCGTCTGTTCCGGCCCTAATCGTCGGATCATCATTGTTGACGCTTGGAAACTTTGCCTCACAATCGGCAACTACGGCGTTTGTAACGGACATTGCGGAAGAATCGAGGGGAGCTGCCACATCATTATACCTATTCTTTTTCTATGTTGGAGGAAGCTTAGGAGCATGGATACCGGGGATATTGTGGAAAGAATTCGGATGGCATGGTCTCGTTTTCTTAACGGTAGGTACAATTGTACTGGCCTTACTCAGTAATTTAATTCTTGCGAGCAGAAATAGAGGTAAGTTCCATTTTCAAAATGATTTTAGGAACTTTATTCGCTAG
- a CDS encoding amidohydrolase family protein, with amino-acid sequence MIIDSHSHVMLPVEQQIELMNEAGINKTILFYTSIHPERVTDFQSFEQEMGKVFKILEGHVNGAEARKKGIEEQMQSIHLYPDRFLAFGSVPIGLNDEETAEWVEKQVIDNGFKGLGEFTLASGQINTLEPVFKSSYEFGYLPIWVHTFHPLGLNDIKELAELAKKYTKVPVIFGHLGGLNWLDTIKITKEISNAYIDVSAFYTTFALSLAMSELPERTLFSSDSPYGDPLLVRMAVERHSSDPYTRERVLGGNIAELLKL; translated from the coding sequence TTGATCATCGATAGCCATAGTCATGTGATGTTACCAGTTGAACAACAAATCGAGTTAATGAACGAAGCAGGTATAAATAAGACAATCCTCTTCTATACTTCAATTCACCCCGAACGGGTAACAGATTTTCAGTCGTTTGAGCAAGAAATGGGAAAAGTGTTCAAAATTTTAGAAGGACATGTAAACGGTGCCGAAGCAAGAAAAAAAGGGATTGAAGAGCAGATGCAATCTATTCATCTATATCCCGATCGTTTTTTGGCCTTTGGTTCTGTACCAATTGGGTTAAATGATGAAGAGACAGCTGAGTGGGTAGAAAAACAAGTTATAGATAATGGATTTAAGGGACTTGGAGAGTTTACACTTGCTTCCGGGCAGATAAATACTTTGGAACCAGTGTTCAAAAGCTCTTACGAGTTTGGATATCTTCCCATCTGGGTACATACTTTCCATCCCCTTGGTTTGAACGATATAAAAGAGTTAGCAGAATTAGCAAAAAAGTATACAAAGGTCCCCGTAATCTTCGGGCATTTAGGTGGTCTAAACTGGTTAGATACGATCAAAATTACAAAAGAAATTTCTAATGCGTATATTGATGTTTCCGCTTTTTATACTACATTTGCATTATCTTTAGCAATGTCGGAGTTACCTGAGCGTACCCTGTTTAGTTCTGATAGTCCTTATGGTGATCCCTTGTTGGTAAGAATGGCGGTAGAACGACATTCAAGTGATCCGTACACACGTGAGCGTGTGTTAGGTGGTAATATTGCTGAATTGTTAAAATTATAA
- a CDS encoding MerR family transcriptional regulator: MRIGELARLTGVSPRVLRYYEKKKLIRPARLKNGYREYNSMAIKQVKTIQFYLSLGFTTDQISHFLNCILENNETVCQEVLSTYEMKIKELDNYIKILSEIKSNLEERVNAIKVSKTNSC; this comes from the coding sequence TTGCGTATTGGTGAACTCGCTCGACTAACAGGAGTAAGTCCACGTGTATTACGGTATTACGAAAAAAAGAAGCTAATTAGACCAGCACGATTGAAAAATGGTTATCGGGAATACAACTCCATGGCTATTAAACAAGTCAAAACGATTCAATTTTATTTAAGTCTAGGTTTTACTACAGACCAAATATCCCATTTTTTGAATTGTATACTCGAAAATAATGAAACTGTTTGCCAAGAAGTTTTGTCTACTTACGAAATGAAAATAAAAGAATTAGATAATTATATAAAAATTCTATCCGAAATCAAATCAAATTTGGAAGAACGGGTAAATGCGATCAAAGTTAGCAAGACAAACAGCTGTTAA
- a CDS encoding GNAT family N-acetyltransferase, with the protein MSVHYIQSLTNEHVKELYHLYQQEWWTKGRRLSDVQRMVEHSDVVVGFCDSETEQLIAFARILTDYVYKALILDVIVRKDYRGTGLGRALMDLIGEHPSLKSVKHFELYCRPEMRSFYKKWGFTDNLGELHFMRRG; encoded by the coding sequence ATGTCTGTACACTACATCCAATCATTGACGAATGAACACGTTAAAGAATTGTATCATTTATACCAACAGGAATGGTGGACAAAAGGCCGACGGTTGTCGGACGTACAACGTATGGTTGAGCATTCCGATGTAGTCGTTGGGTTCTGTGACTCCGAGACTGAGCAGTTGATTGCATTTGCTCGAATCTTAACTGATTATGTCTACAAAGCTTTAATCCTCGACGTGATTGTTAGGAAGGACTATCGTGGGACAGGTCTAGGACGTGCTTTGATGGATTTAATAGGTGAACACCCCTCACTAAAAAGCGTCAAACACTTTGAATTGTATTGTAGACCAGAAATGCGTTCTTTCTATAAAAAATGGGGATTTACTGATAACTTGGGTGAACTTCATTTTATGAGACGTGGTTGA
- a CDS encoding VOC family protein, whose amino-acid sequence MIKGLYEAHLPVTDLERSIHFYKKLGLELWFQEKDQVAFFWIVPNKSFLGLWKVEKISEEREPSSFPGNGRHIAFEVDFEDITKARFGISGTG is encoded by the coding sequence TTGATTAAAGGCTTATATGAAGCACACTTACCAGTAACGGATTTGGAACGTTCTATTCATTTTTATAAAAAATTAGGTTTGGAACTTTGGTTTCAAGAGAAGGATCAAGTTGCATTCTTTTGGATAGTTCCTAATAAAAGTTTTCTTGGACTTTGGAAAGTTGAAAAAATATCGGAGGAACGTGAACCTTCTAGTTTTCCGGGTAACGGGCGACATATTGCTTTTGAGGTCGATTTTGAAGATATAACAAAAGCTCGATTTGGCATATCCGGGACAGGATGA